The proteins below are encoded in one region of Chitinophagales bacterium:
- a CDS encoding T9SS type A sorting domain-containing protein has product MKKLLLFITLLTCIQVVNSQINVGLTATASHSSGGTSGTGYGPELYNNNAIPTCAITGTYQWGWVTSGANIDYIWSSNQTFDQIIFNKANRPMTSCAIQYWNGSSYVTFYNYNNSTTCDHGITFSSITTSRLRFSNIQGSSNPNFREIQVISNCTPPTAATSMSGGGTLCAGNNTTLAASGGTLGTNATEVWFAGSCNEAYSQNWGTQPFSVSNTTVNSVTNGILRVTSTNGDPMIHMNNLGSFDPTVYRYINLRYRVVSGTAGSTEIFFHNPTHNYAVGGETGFGSLISDGQWHVLSIDMWQDPQYTTGGNIQGWRYDWATASGVTMDLDFISLDEKPIIGAGSSITVTPTATTTYYTHRKGDCGVSSCASTTVNYVYIPAPPSVSNNGPVCIGAPADLTVAGMAPSGKGVSMANNSTNKINGTAHTTVLNNHTIEFWVNPGRTVVLHTEQNSGVSGSLGSPTTEYSFAIEPRNIGGSGCTPTNVGVGVSVGTNGIEVVQHGPCHFPVTLSYAGTITGWTHIAVVHISNVPYLYVNGALVKSGLPSLYPTFPSSIVSMGYGYFGGQIDNIRVWNLARSQTNIINDMRLETPTVTTGLLQNLPLNGNGTALTGSNATVNGTYIDPNYYTYTWTGTSAPAASVNETQTTGNLTTNTSYTVTASVSGCTSAASGTTTVTVDPVGIDGTLTASTATSVCIGEAIGVSASGGNGTPHYWVQSPPGNASWNVYTNQNPNAASNGFTFTPTTPGTYRIHARWENACGFCWDHPSGMANCTSNAHVDFVVSANPSPAATAGADQFSCLSNTTTMAANNPTIGTGTWTWSPSAPTYVSGNANTYNAQVSFSTSGTYTGTWTITNGTCTATNDAVDIEVNNPNPIVMTDATGTCTVTDNAWVHIYNAAGNIIASVNSHGQDLGDVTAQVYYNGGNSFNVATASGGCGTQAVLNRSFKINSANAPTSNVGLRLYFTDTELASLVANSHTSSTAPAYDPNGCEDDDDVNTINDLVVTQIHGATNEDGTFTAGDGTAYLLTPSNSGTGNNNFNGNYVEITVSQFSEFWIHGSEHNVPLPVELISFEAKAIDNSYIQLDWITATEINNEGFEVQRSTDGQSFEKIAWVDGFGSSNEVHSYTLLDKNLSANDTYYYKLKQIDYDGQFEYSEIRSTSISGKADNGVGAFVPNPANHTSAISFTLVKEANVNIELYDATGKLVIAKDQLLHEGNQNIAFDIKELASGTYTAKIILDGKVYTRRLMINK; this is encoded by the coding sequence ATGAAAAAACTTTTACTTTTTATTACTTTATTAACTTGTATTCAAGTAGTAAATTCTCAAATAAATGTAGGACTTACTGCAACAGCTTCACATAGTAGTGGTGGTACTTCTGGAACAGGATATGGTCCGGAATTATATAACAATAATGCTATTCCTACTTGTGCTATTACAGGGACATATCAATGGGGATGGGTTACTTCAGGTGCTAACATAGATTATATATGGTCTTCTAATCAAACATTTGATCAAATAATTTTTAATAAAGCCAATAGACCTATGACAAGTTGTGCTATTCAGTATTGGAATGGTTCATCCTATGTTACTTTTTACAATTATAATAACTCAACAACTTGTGACCATGGTATAACATTTTCTTCCATAACTACGTCAAGACTTAGATTTAGCAACATACAAGGATCTTCAAATCCAAATTTTAGAGAGATTCAAGTTATAAGTAATTGTACTCCTCCCACAGCAGCTACTTCAATGTCCGGAGGTGGAACTTTATGTGCAGGAAATAATACAACTCTTGCTGCAAGTGGCGGAACATTAGGAACAAATGCTACGGAAGTTTGGTTTGCAGGTAGTTGTAATGAAGCCTATAGCCAAAACTGGGGTACTCAGCCTTTTTCTGTAAGCAATACCACAGTTAATTCCGTTACCAATGGAATTTTACGGGTTACTTCTACCAATGGAGACCCAATGATTCACATGAACAACTTAGGTTCTTTTGACCCTACAGTATATAGATATATCAACCTAAGATATAGAGTAGTATCAGGTACAGCCGGAAGTACAGAAATCTTTTTTCATAATCCGACACATAACTATGCCGTAGGTGGAGAAACGGGGTTTGGCTCACTAATCTCTGATGGACAGTGGCATGTTTTATCTATTGATATGTGGCAAGATCCGCAATATACTACCGGAGGGAACATACAAGGATGGCGTTATGATTGGGCTACGGCAAGTGGTGTTACTATGGATTTAGATTTTATTTCTTTAGATGAAAAACCTATAATTGGAGCAGGCTCATCTATAACTGTGACTCCAACGGCTACTACTACCTACTATACACACAGAAAAGGAGATTGTGGCGTTAGTTCTTGTGCTTCTACTACTGTAAATTATGTATATATTCCTGCACCTCCTTCTGTATCAAATAATGGTCCGGTATGTATTGGTGCTCCTGCCGATTTAACAGTGGCAGGAATGGCACCGAGTGGGAAAGGTGTATCTATGGCAAATAATTCAACCAATAAAATAAATGGAACAGCACATACTACCGTATTAAATAATCATACAATAGAATTTTGGGTAAACCCCGGTAGAACGGTTGTATTGCATACGGAACAAAATTCAGGAGTATCGGGTAGTTTAGGATCTCCTACTACGGAATATTCATTTGCTATTGAACCTAGGAATATAGGGGGTAGTGGGTGCACACCTACTAATGTAGGAGTTGGTGTTTCGGTAGGAACAAATGGTATAGAAGTAGTACAGCACGGTCCTTGTCATTTTCCCGTTACATTAAGTTATGCGGGTACTATTACAGGGTGGACACACATAGCGGTAGTTCATATAAGCAATGTTCCATATCTTTATGTTAATGGTGCTTTGGTAAAATCGGGATTACCATCACTATATCCTACATTCCCAAGTTCTATTGTGAGTATGGGATACGGATATTTTGGCGGTCAAATTGATAATATTCGTGTTTGGAATTTAGCAAGAAGCCAAACAAATATCATAAATGATATGCGTTTAGAAACGCCTACTGTTACTACAGGTTTATTACAAAACTTACCTCTTAATGGAAATGGAACAGCACTTACTGGGTCTAATGCTACTGTAAATGGTACTTATATAGATCCTAATTATTACACTTATACATGGACGGGAACAAGTGCTCCGGCAGCTTCTGTAAATGAAACCCAAACGACAGGTAATTTGACTACTAATACAAGCTATACCGTAACGGCAAGTGTGAGTGGGTGTACAAGTGCAGCAAGTGGTACGACTACCGTAACAGTAGATCCTGTAGGTATAGATGGGACTTTAACAGCAAGTACAGCAACATCTGTTTGTATAGGAGAAGCCATAGGGGTATCCGCTTCAGGAGGTAATGGCACACCACATTATTGGGTTCAATCTCCCCCGGGAAATGCTTCATGGAATGTATATACAAACCAAAATCCTAATGCAGCAAGTAATGGATTTACCTTTACCCCCACTACACCCGGAACATATAGAATACATGCACGATGGGAAAATGCTTGTGGTTTTTGTTGGGATCATCCAAGCGGTATGGCAAACTGTACTTCAAATGCTCATGTAGATTTTGTTGTTTCAGCTAATCCATCCCCAGCAGCCACCGCAGGAGCAGACCAATTTTCTTGTTTAAGCAATACCACAACCATGGCAGCCAACAACCCTACTATAGGAACAGGTACATGGACATGGAGTCCTTCTGCCCCTACTTATGTAAGTGGTAATGCAAATACGTATAATGCTCAAGTAAGTTTTAGTACAAGTGGTACTTATACAGGCACATGGACAATAACAAATGGTACCTGTACAGCCACTAATGATGCTGTAGATATAGAAGTAAACAATCCAAACCCAATAGTGATGACAGATGCCACAGGAACATGTACCGTAACAGATAATGCGTGGGTACATATCTACAATGCAGCAGGAAATATAATAGCATCGGTAAATAGCCATGGGCAAGACTTAGGCGATGTAACCGCACAAGTATATTACAATGGCGGAAACTCATTTAATGTAGCTACCGCATCGGGCGGTTGTGGTACACAAGCGGTGCTAAACAGAAGTTTTAAAATAAACTCGGCAAACGCTCCTACAAGCAATGTTGGTTTACGATTATATTTTACAGATACGGAATTAGCGTCCTTAGTAGCCAACTCGCATACATCAAGTACAGCACCGGCTTATGACCCTAATGGTTGCGAAGATGATGATGATGTAAACACCATAAACGATTTAGTAGTAACGCAAATACACGGAGCTACCAATGAAGACGGTACATTTACAGCAGGCGATGGCACAGCCTATTTATTAACACCAAGTAACAGTGGAACAGGAAATAATAACTTTAACGGCAATTATGTAGAAATAACTGTAAGTCAATTTTCGGAATTTTGGATACATGGTTCAGAACATAATGTACCACTACCAGTAGAGCTAATAAGTTTTGAAGCCAAAGCTATTGATAACTCATATATTCAATTAGACTGGATAACGGCAACAGAAATAAACAATGAAGGTTTTGAAGTGCAAAGAAGCACAGACGGACAAAGTTTTGAAAAAATAGCGTGGGTAGATGGATTTGGTTCAAGCAATGAAGTGCACAGCTACACCTTGTTAGATAAAAATTTAAGTGCAAATGACACATACTACTACAAGCTAAAACAAATAGACTATGACGGGCAGTTTGAGTATAGCGAAATCCGTTCGACAAGCATAAGCGGAAAAGCCGATAATGGAGTAGGAGCTTTTGTACCAAACCCGGCAAACCATACAAGTGCTATATCGTTTACATTAGTAAAAGAAGCCAATGTAAACATAGAATTGTATGATGCCACAGGCAAATTGGTAATAGCCAAAGACCAATTACTACACGAAGGCAATCAAAACATAGCATTTGATATTAAAGAGTTGGCCTCTGGTACATACACTGCCAAAATTATATTAGACGGCAAGGTATATACTAGAAGATTGATGATAAATAAATAA
- a CDS encoding MBL fold metallo-hydrolase — MRFTFLGTGTSSGIPLLGCSCPVCTSTDWRDKRLRCAGLLEWDNKTIVIDAGQDFRQQMLRENVKHIDAILITHAHMDHIGGLDELRAYNFAQNMDMPVYADALAAEMMKKMFAYIFAEEKYPGVPNLDLKLIEKNKAFNLLGKEILPLEVLHGKMPVTAFKINDFAYVTDAKYFSDETTKSLKGIKTLVINAVRIAEHHSHLNLKEALAFIEKIKAKKAYLIHISHRFDKHTEIEKMLPPNVKIAYDGLQIDV, encoded by the coding sequence ATGCGTTTCACTTTTTTAGGCACAGGTACATCAAGTGGCATTCCATTATTAGGGTGTAGTTGCCCTGTGTGTACCTCTACCGACTGGAGAGACAAACGCCTGCGGTGTGCCGGACTTTTAGAGTGGGATAACAAAACTATAGTAATAGATGCCGGGCAAGATTTTAGGCAACAGATGCTCCGAGAAAATGTAAAACACATAGACGCTATTCTCATAACGCACGCACACATGGATCATATAGGTGGCTTAGATGAATTACGAGCCTATAATTTTGCTCAAAATATGGATATGCCCGTTTATGCCGATGCTTTAGCTGCTGAAATGATGAAAAAGATGTTTGCCTATATTTTTGCAGAAGAAAAATATCCCGGTGTTCCTAATCTTGATTTAAAACTGATAGAAAAAAACAAAGCCTTCAATTTATTAGGAAAAGAAATACTGCCCTTAGAAGTTTTGCACGGCAAAATGCCTGTTACTGCATTTAAAATAAACGATTTTGCTTATGTAACAGATGCTAAATATTTTTCTGATGAAACTACAAAATCCTTAAAAGGTATAAAAACCCTTGTAATTAATGCTGTACGAATAGCCGAGCACCACAGTCATTTAAACTTAAAAGAAGCTTTAGCATTTATTGAAAAAATAAAAGCTAAAAAAGCATATTTAATACATATTTCTCACCGTTTTGACAAGCATACCGAAATAGAAAAAATGCTCCCTCCTAATGTAAAGATAGCTTATGATGGTTTGCAAATAGATGTGTAA
- the thrC gene encoding threonine synthase gives MKYFSLHNKENTASFKEAVINGIAPDKGLYFPFEIPKLDKDFMDNFSTLSRNDLAFELIKPFVGNDIPAHKLQQIIAETLSFDFPLIELENNNYILELFHGPTLAFKDVGARFMARCLGYFNEGNKEKVCVLVATSGDTGGAVADGFYGVEGVDVVILYPKGRVSAIQEKQLTTFGGNIQAVEVNGSFDDCQAMVKTAFLDKEITSKLKLTSANSINVARWLPQMFYYAFALQELIKQGKKQFVFSVPSGNFGNICAAFMLKKMGLSIKHLIAACNANDVIPQYMKTGILEEKVSVSTISNAMDVALPSNFVRIMELYNGNLDLLKKDLSSYSFSDSETQEMMREIYTKHSYILDPHGAVAMLGSKTYRELNKEALVVALETAHPCKFIDVVEETLHVKTTIPQAVEKILNKEKNSSEIENYTQLKTKLLSLV, from the coding sequence ATGAAATATTTTAGCTTACATAATAAAGAAAATACCGCTTCATTTAAAGAGGCTGTTATCAATGGAATAGCTCCGGATAAAGGTTTGTATTTCCCTTTTGAAATTCCTAAATTAGATAAAGATTTTATGGATAATTTTTCTACTTTAAGTAGAAACGATTTAGCTTTTGAGCTCATAAAACCTTTTGTGGGAAATGATATTCCTGCCCATAAATTGCAACAAATAATAGCGGAAACCCTCAGTTTTGATTTTCCTTTAATAGAACTTGAAAACAATAATTATATTTTAGAATTATTTCACGGACCTACATTGGCTTTTAAAGATGTGGGAGCACGGTTTATGGCTCGGTGCTTAGGCTATTTTAATGAAGGCAATAAAGAAAAAGTTTGTGTGTTAGTAGCCACTTCCGGTGATACGGGCGGAGCTGTAGCAGATGGCTTTTATGGCGTAGAGGGTGTAGATGTGGTTATTTTGTATCCTAAAGGCAGAGTGTCTGCCATACAGGAAAAACAACTGACAACTTTTGGTGGCAATATACAAGCTGTAGAGGTAAATGGTAGTTTTGATGATTGTCAAGCAATGGTAAAAACAGCCTTTTTGGATAAGGAAATAACATCTAAATTAAAATTGACGTCTGCCAATTCTATAAATGTGGCTCGTTGGTTGCCTCAAATGTTTTACTATGCTTTTGCTTTGCAAGAATTAATTAAACAAGGCAAAAAACAGTTTGTTTTTTCGGTGCCAAGTGGAAACTTTGGGAATATATGTGCGGCTTTTATGCTTAAAAAAATGGGATTATCCATAAAGCATTTAATAGCTGCCTGCAATGCAAATGATGTAATACCGCAGTATATGAAAACAGGCATTTTAGAAGAAAAAGTGTCTGTTTCTACCATATCAAACGCTATGGATGTGGCTTTGCCCAGTAATTTTGTGCGTATAATGGAGTTGTATAACGGCAATTTAGATTTACTAAAAAAAGATTTAAGTTCGTATAGTTTTTCGGATAGTGAAACGCAAGAAATGATGCGTGAGATTTATACTAAACACAGCTACATTTTAGACCCACACGGAGCGGTGGCAATGTTGGGAAGTAAAACATATAGAGAGTTAAATAAAGAAGCACTTGTTGTAGCGTTAGAAACGGCTCATCCTTGCAAATTTATAGATGTGGTGGAAGAAACATTGCATGTTAAAACAACTATTCCGCAAGCTGTAGAAAAAATACTGAATAAGGAGAAGAATAGTTCTGAAATAGAAAATTACACTCAATTGAAAACTAAATTGCTTTCTTTAGTATGA
- a CDS encoding SAM-dependent chlorinase/fluorinase produces MPLITLTTDYGTKDHYTGALKGQLYYANKDIIIVDINHEITPYEIIPAAFTMKNATAKFPKGTIHIAIINIRDGNSRYLIVKRKEIFYIVPDNGLICMMFPDEDFLAYAYQDLAKDFSYNELHEALGIMIKAISENNIEEISVPITSYKVLNFAQPFVSGDVYKGSVIYIDNYKNIITNITKEDFYNYVQDKPFIISIRHNKIFKISKHYSEVDEGEALALFNDNDYLEIAVNKSSASGLLGLHYGQVVLVEHQLI; encoded by the coding sequence ATGCCTTTAATTACACTAACTACAGACTATGGCACAAAAGACCATTACACCGGTGCTCTTAAAGGACAACTATACTATGCAAACAAAGATATAATAATAGTTGACATAAATCATGAAATTACTCCTTACGAAATTATTCCTGCGGCTTTTACAATGAAAAATGCTACAGCTAAATTTCCTAAAGGAACTATTCATATTGCAATAATAAACATTAGGGACGGAAATAGTCGCTATTTAATTGTTAAAAGAAAAGAAATTTTTTACATAGTTCCCGATAATGGATTAATCTGTATGATGTTTCCCGATGAAGATTTTTTGGCTTATGCTTATCAAGACTTAGCTAAAGATTTTTCTTATAATGAATTGCACGAAGCTCTTGGTATAATGATTAAAGCTATAAGTGAAAATAATATAGAAGAAATTAGTGTTCCTATAACATCCTATAAAGTGCTAAACTTTGCTCAACCTTTTGTAAGCGGAGATGTTTACAAAGGTTCTGTTATTTATATTGATAATTATAAAAACATTATTACCAATATTACCAAAGAAGATTTTTATAATTATGTGCAGGATAAACCCTTTATTATTTCTATAAGACACAACAAAATTTTTAAAATAAGTAAACATTATTCAGAAGTAGATGAAGGCGAAGCCTTGGCACTGTTTAACGATAATGATTACTTAGAAATAGCCGTAAACAAATCAAGTGCTTCGGGATTATTGGGTTTGCATTATGGGCAAGTAGTTTTAGTAGAGCATCAGTTAATATAA
- a CDS encoding PhoH family protein has translation MNELTINIEQVNPIDFFGVNNSKLNLVKKKFPLLKIVSRGTKLKAAGSEEELALFEAKVKVLLNYLEKYGKLGAKEIDELLGDEDKVNESLPADNSNIIVYGNNGNIVRARTANQKRMVEISDQNDIVFAVGPAGTGKTYTAVALAVKALKEKQVKRIILTRPAVEAGESLGFLPGDLKEKIDPYLRPLYDGLYDMIPGEKLSYYFENRVIEVAPLAFMRGRTLDKAFIILDEAQNTTVSQLKMFLTRIGPSAKCIITGDMSQIDLPKHQKSGLSVAINLLKNIKGIGHVELTTKDVIRHPLVGKIITAFDKYAE, from the coding sequence TTGAACGAATTAACCATTAATATTGAGCAAGTTAATCCAATAGATTTTTTTGGTGTTAACAATTCTAAACTTAATCTTGTTAAAAAGAAGTTTCCATTATTAAAAATTGTAAGCAGAGGAACCAAGCTAAAAGCCGCTGGTAGTGAAGAAGAATTGGCACTTTTTGAAGCAAAAGTAAAAGTGCTTTTAAATTATTTAGAAAAATATGGAAAGCTAGGAGCTAAAGAAATAGATGAGCTTTTGGGCGATGAAGATAAAGTAAATGAATCTTTGCCTGCCGATAATAGCAATATTATAGTTTATGGCAATAATGGCAATATAGTGCGAGCCAGAACGGCTAACCAAAAGCGAATGGTAGAAATTTCTGACCAAAATGATATAGTTTTTGCCGTAGGTCCGGCAGGAACAGGGAAAACTTATACTGCGGTGGCACTGGCTGTAAAGGCTTTAAAAGAAAAACAAGTTAAGCGTATTATTTTAACTCGCCCAGCAGTAGAAGCAGGGGAGAGCTTAGGTTTTTTGCCTGGCGATTTAAAAGAAAAAATTGATCCTTATTTACGTCCACTTTACGATGGCTTGTATGATATGATACCGGGAGAAAAATTGTCTTATTATTTTGAAAATAGAGTGATAGAAGTAGCTCCGCTGGCATTTATGCGTGGTAGAACATTAGATAAAGCTTTTATTATTTTAGATGAAGCACAAAACACTACGGTTTCGCAGTTAAAAATGTTTTTAACGCGTATAGGACCAAGTGCTAAGTGTATTATTACAGGCGATATGTCGCAGATAGATTTACCTAAACATCAAAAATCGGGGCTGAGTGTGGCTATTAATTTATTGAAAAATATAAAAGGCATAGGTCATGTAGAGCTAACTACTAAAGATGTAATACGCCACCCATTAGTAGGCAAAATTATTACAGCTTTTGATAAATATGCGGAGTGA